One Myripristis murdjan chromosome 18, fMyrMur1.1, whole genome shotgun sequence DNA window includes the following coding sequences:
- the LOC115376685 gene encoding motile sperm domain-containing protein 1-like: MRRRDSRDGQGGAAAAGEGPRRWGGEAGRGEARPGGETGGEAGGETGPRSPLPVFLFPSELLFYSKQRDSHRRVLTLYNPYCFSLSFKMLCTAPSLYRVVEAEGSVKAKSCVDLVVRHQDVSRRNWGRRDRFRMEVRGGGQVGVREIWAELRGEEEEEEEEGEEPGAAAGGGGGEEEEQRRKRRRSQQRALSPLLVPTHTHTQLQLPACTGVRSVSHCAVCVVLAVLCVAVLMLPLHADSSSVVPRCLHVSTNQKLVCAYTLGLLTMVFLR; the protein is encoded by the exons ATGAGGAGACGGGACAGTCGTGACGGACAGggcggggcggcggcggcgggggagGGGCCGAGGAGGTGGGGGGGCGAGGCGGGCAGAGGGGAGGCGAGACCGGGGGGCGAGACGGGAGGTGAGGCGGGGGGTGAGACGGGTCCCCGGTCCCCGCTGCCTGTCTTCCTGTTCCCCTCCGAGCTGCTGTTCTACTCCAAGCAGAGAGACTCACACAGGAGAGTGCTGACCCTGTACAACCCCTACTGCTTCAGCCTGTCCTTCAAGA tgctgTGTACGGCTCCCTCGCTCTACAGGGTGGTGGAGGCGGAGGGCAGCGTCAAGGCCAAGTCCTGTGTGGACCT GGTGGTGCGTCACCAGGACGTGTCCCGTCGCAACTGGGGCCGCCGAGATCGGTTCCGCATGGAGGTGAGGGGGGGCGGCCAGGTGGGGGTGCGGGAGATCTGGGCGGagctgagaggggaggaggaggaggaggaggaggagggtgaggagccgggagcagcagcaggaggaggaggaggagaggaagaggagcagaggaggaagaggaggaggagccagcagagggcgctgtcTCCCCTGCtggtgcccacacacacacacactcagctgcagCTGCCCGCCTGCACAG gcgTGCGCAGTGTgtctcactgtgctgtgtgtgtggtgctggcCGTGCTGTGTGTCGCCGTGTTGATGCTCCCCCTGCACGCGGACAGCAGCTCGGTGGTTCCTCGCTGCCTGCACGTCTCCACCAACCAGAAGCTGGTCTGCGCCTACACActgg gtcTTCTCACCATGGTGTTTCTACGGTAA
- the slc25a11 gene encoding mitochondrial 2-oxoglutarate/malate carrier protein: MTDGKAKTSPKAIKFLFGGLAGMGATVFVQPLDLVKNRMQLSGQGSKAREYKTSFHALVSILRNEGVRGIYTGLSAGLLRQATYTTTRLGIYTVLFEKMTGADGRPPNFLMKALIGMTAGATGAFVGTPAEVALIRMTADGRLPADQRRGYTNVFNALARITREEGLTTLWRGCIPTMARAVVVNAAQLASYSQSKQALLESGYFNDDILCHFCASMISGLVTTAASMPVDIVKTRIQNMRMIDGKPEYKNGLEVLVRVVGKEGFFSLWKGFTPYYARLGPHTVLTFIFLEQMNKLYKTYVLDR, from the exons ATGACGGACGGGAAGGCCAAAACCTCCCCGAAGGCCATCAAGTTTCTGTTCGGAGGCTTGGCCGG gaTGGGGGCCACGGTGTTCGTGCAGCCTCTGGATCTGGTGAAGAACCGCATGCAGCTGAGCGGCCAGGGCTCCAAGGCCCGCGAGTACAAGACCAGCTTCCACGCCCTGGTGTCCATCCTGAGGAACGAGGGCGTGCGAGGCATCTACAccgg cctgtcTGCAGGTCTGCTGCGTCAGGCCACATACACAACAACACGTCTGGGGATCTACACGGTTCTGTTTGAGAAGATGACCGGAGCCGACGGGAGGCCGCCCAACTTCCTCATgaag GCGCTGATCGGCATGACGGCCGGAGCCACGGGGGCGTTCGTGGGCACGCCGGCCGAGGTGGCGCTCATCAGGATGACGGCTGACGGACG cttgcCTGCGGACCAGAGGAGAGGTTACACAAATGTGTTTAACGCTCTGGCTAGAATCACCAGAGAAGAAGGACTCACCACACTCTGGAGG ggGTGTATTCCCACCATGGCTCGTGCAGTTGTAGTGAACGCGGCTCAGCTGGCCTCGTACTCCCAGTCCAAACAGGCGCTGCTAGaatcag gTTATTTCAACGACGACATCCTGTGTCATTTCTGTGCCAGTATGATTAGCGGTCTGGTTACCACGGCAGCATCCATGCCCGTCGACATTGTCAAGaccag GATCCAGAACATGAGGATGATCGACGGGAAGCCAGAGTACAAGAATGGTTTG GAGGTCCTGGTCCGGGTGGTGGGGAAGGAGGGCTTCTTCTCCCTGTGGAAAGGCTTCACTCCGTACTACGCCCGCCTCGGCCCGCACACCGTCCTCACCTTCATCTTCCTCGAACAGATGAACAAGCTCTACAAGACCTACGTGCTGGaccgctga